CAGGCGGTGCGCGATCTCGACGATGGCGCGCTCGGCGTTGCCGTACAGCAGCAGGTCGCACTTCGAGTCGACGACGATCGAGCGGCGCACCTTGTCCGACCAGTAGTCGTAGTGGGCGATGCGGCGCAGGCTGCCTTCGATGCCGCCGAGGATGATCGGCACGTCGTTCCAGGCTTCCTTGCAGCGCTGCGAATACACGATGGCCGCGCGGTCGGGGCGCGAGCCGCCGACGTCGCCGGGGGTGTAGGCGTCGTCGCTGCGGATCTTCCGGTCGGCCGTGTAGCGGTTGATCATCGAATCCATGTTGCCGGCGGTCACGCCGAAGAACAGGTTCGGTTTGCCCAGCGCCTTGAAGGGATCGGCGCTTTGCCAGTCGGGCTGCGCGATGATGCCGACGCGGAAGCCCTGCGCCTCCAGCATGCGGCCGATGACCGACATGCCGAAGCTGGGGTGGTCGACATAGGCGTCGCCCGTGACCACGATGATGTCGCAGCTGTCCCAGCCGAGCGCTTCCATTTCCTTGCGCGAAGTCGGCAGGAACTTGGCCGTGCCGAAACGGGCCGCCCAGTACTTGCGGTAGCTGGTCAGCGGCTTGGCGGCGCGCGCGAAAAAGGAGACGTCGACGGGGGCGTTCATCGGTGGGAGTAGACAGCGCCGTGGGAGCGCCGTTGTGGGCAACCCTCGATTTTAGGGTTTTCCATCATGTCTGTCGCGGCAAACATCCTGTGACCGGGCCTCTTCGAAGCCTCAATTAATTGCCAAAGTCAACCTTCTAAATGACAATGGCAACCATGTCAGCGACTTTACCCCCCATCGATCCCGCCGCCGTCAAGGCGATCCGCCAATTCAACCGCTTCTACACCCGCCGTATCGGCGCCCTCGACCCCTACCTCGGCAGCGCCATGTCGTTGACCGACGTGCGCGTGCTGTACGAGCTGGCGCACCGCGAGGTGGCGGTCGCGAGCGAAATCGGGCGCGACCTTGGGCTGGACGCGGGCTACATGAGCCGCATCCTGCGCCGCTTCGAAAACGAAGGCTGGCTCACGCGCGAGCCGCATCCGCGCGATGCGCGCCAGAGCGTCCTGCGCCTGACCGAAGCCGGCCACGCCGCATTCGCACCGTTGCAACAGAAATCGCGCGAAGAAGCCACCGCCCTGCTCGCCTCGCTAGCGCCGCCGCAGCGCCAACAACTGGTGCAGGCCATGGGCACGGTGCAGTCGCTGCTCGACCCCGAAGCCGCACCGGCCAAGACCCAGGCCGCCATCCTGCGCGACCCGGCGCCCGGCGACATCGGCTGGGTGGTGCAGCAGCACGGCGAGGTCTATGCGCGCGAGTACGGCTGGAACAGCAGCTTCGAGGCGCTGGTGGCCGGCATCGCGGGTGAGTTTTTGCTCAAGTTCCAGCCCGAGTGGGAGCGCTGCTGGATCGCCGAACTCAACGGAGAACGTGTGGGCGCGATCTTCGTGGTCCGCAAGTCGGCCGCGGTGGCGCAGTTGCGTCTGCTGATCCTCTCGCCCGCCGCGCGCGGGCTGGGCCTGGGCGGCAAGCTGGTGGACGAATGCATCACCTTCGCGCGCCTCAAGGGCTACAAGAAGATGGTGCTGTGGACCAACAGCTGCCTGGTGGCCGCACGCGGCATCTACGCCAAGCGCGGCTTCCAGCTCACCAAGTCGGAGCCGCACGAGGGCTACGGCTCGCCGCAGGTTGGCGAGACCTGGGAGCTGAAGCTGTAGCGTCTGCTTATTGCATGAACCAGCCGTGGCTCACGACGAGCGACTGGCCGGTGAGTGCATTGGTCGGGAAGCCCGCGAACAGCAGCGCGACGCGCGCCACGTCTTCCGTGGTCGTGAACTCACCGTCGACCGTTTCCTTCAGCATCACGTTCTTGATGACTTCCTGCTCACTGATGCCCAGGGTCTTGGCCTGCTCGGGAATCTGCTTTTCGACGAGCGGCGTGCGAACGAAGCCCGGGCAGATCACGTTGGCGCGCACGCCGTGCTTGGCGCCTTCCTTCGCAACCGTCTTGGCCAGGCCGATGAGGCCGTGCTTGGCCGTGACGTAAGGGGCCTTCAGCAGCGAGGCTTCCTTCGAGTGCACCGAGCCCATGTAGATCACGCTGCCGCCACGACCTTGTGCATACATGTGCTTCAGGCAAGCTTTCGTGGTGAGGAAGGCGCCGTCGAGGTGAATGGCGAGCATCTTCTTCCAGTCGGCGAAGCTGAACTCTTCCACCGGGTGCACGATCTGGATGCCGGCGTTGCTGATGAGGATGTCGATGCCGCCGAAGGCTGCAGCGCCCTCCTCGACCGAGGCGTTGACCTGGTCTTCGTTCGTCACGTCGACGCCCACGCCAATGGCCTGCGCGCCCGCGGCCTTGAGCTCGGCCGCTGTGGCGTCGGCCGCTTCCTTGTTGAGGTCGGCAATGATGATCTTGGCGCCTTCCTGCGCGAACAGGATGGCGATTTCCTTGCCGATGCCGCTGGCCGAGCCAGTGATGTAGGCGACCTTGTCCTTGAGTTGCATGGTGATGTTCCTTGGTAAGAGTCGGGTTTGAAAAGGGCAGCAAGAATCAGGCGAGATAGTCGTGCTCGACCGTGCCGAGTGCGAGCGTCATGTCTGCGATGTAGTGCACGGCCGATTCGACCTTGAGCACCGGCAGGTCGGCCACGGGCGCCAGCGCGTGCGGGTGCAGTTCGAGCGAGCCGGGCCCGCCCCATGCGCCGTGCAGCGTCACGTCGACCATGTGATAGCGCACCAGTTCGCAAATGCGGGCCGTGCCGTCGACGTGCGGAATGATCTTCAGCAGAAAGTTGGGTTGCGCAATGCCCGCAAGGATGGGCTCGGGATCGAGCGCGCGGTGCTTGAAGCCCATCGTGGCCTTGGCCACGCGCACCTTGCCGTAGTCGAGCGTGCCGACCACTACGTCGGTCTCGTAGTCGAGCACCGGCGAGGCCAGCTTCTTAGGAAAGCCCCAGAGTTCGCGGCCGCCGGCAATGGGCGGATGGTCGTTGAGGTACATCGCGTGCACGTACGCGCCCTTCTCCACCCCCTTGGCGGTGCGCAGCTGCACCGGAATGACCTGGCCCGACTCGGTGTAGTCGCCGAAGCCGGTCGAGTCGGGCATGCGAATGAATTCGTACTTGACCAGCGGCTCGACCACTTCGAGCGGCTCGGGCACCACGGCGCGCAGGGCGTCCATGTCGGTGCGGTACGTGAGGATGAGAAATTCGCGCCGCACGAAGCGGTACGGGCCGGGCGGAAAGGCGGGATTGGTCAGCGGCATCGCGAATGCCGTTCGTCGCACATCTTCAATGTTCATGAACATTTCCTCCTGTTGAAGTGACGGCCCAGTCTCGCGCTGGTTTCTTAGTTGAGGCTGAATCGGCGCTTGCCTCTGCGCCCGTCAGCGCGACAAGCCCGGCCGCTTGACGCGCCCCGAGCCATGCTCGCCAAGGTCGAAGGTGGTCACGCCGTTGACCGTTGCGTCGGCACGCAGCGTCTCGGGATGGGCCAGCGTGTTGCGCATGTCGCGCGCACCCGAGTCCCAGTGCTCTTCCACGGCAGCACGCGAGAACTCGTAGTCCTTCGATTCCAGTTCGTAGGGCTTGTCGCGGTAGATCAGGTGGAAGATGTCGATGGGCTCGTGCGTGAGCTGCGACTGCACCGCGAGCACACTCGGGTCGCTGCGCAGGCCAGCCGGCAGCTTGGAGATCAGGTCGGCAATCGCCTGCTGCAGATTCATGTTGGCGGCCAGCGCGTCGGTGTTCATGCGGGTGCGGCTCGAGTAGGTGATGTCCTTCTGCCGCTCCATCACGCCCGCCATGGTGCGCGGCATCTCGCCGCGCGCATTGAACAGGTCGACCTGCAGCACCACCAGCGGCTCGTTGCGCGGATGCGTGTCGAGCACGTACTGCAGCGGTGTGTTCGACACGATGCCGCCGTCCCAGTAGTCGTCGCCGTCGATGCTGATCGGCGCGAAGCCCGGCGGCAGCGCGCCGCTGGCCATGATGTGCTCGGGACCGATGAGCTGGCGCGTGTTGTCGAAGTACACCGAGTTGCCTGTGCGCACATTGACCGCGCCCACGCTGAAGCGTGCCTCGCAGGCGTTGATGCGGTCGAAGTCGACGAGGCGCTCCAGCGTGGACTTGAGCGCGGAGGTGTCGTAATAGCTCAGCAGCGGCGCCGCGCCCCCCATCAGGAAGGCCGGCGAGTACCGCGGCTCGAAGAAGCCCGGAATGCCCACCAGCGAGGCCATGGTGGCGCTGTACTGGTTCTGCAGTGCCCGGTCGCCCAGCCACGAAGGCAGGCGCTGCGAAGGCCCCGAAGACACAAGGTGCCAGAACTCGCGCAGCCGATCGACGCGCGTTTCCGGTGCATTGCCCGCAATCAGTGCCGCATTGATGGCGCCGATGGAAACGCCGGCAATCCAGTGCGGCTGCAGTTCGGTTTCGCTGAGCGCCGCATACACGCCGGCCTGGTAGGCGCCGAGCGCGCCCCCACCCTGCAGCACCAGCGCCTTGCGGGCGGTGCGCATGTCTTCGCGGCGCGAAGCAAAAGGGTTGAGGGGTTTGGAGGAGGCGGCACGGGGTTTTTTCTTCGGTGGTGTCGTCGTCATGCGTTCATTTGACACCAGCCCCGCGACACCAACCTGACCAGGGGTTGTTGCCCCCGGGACGATGTCACATCTTCGGCAGCATCTGTCCGCGGATCTCGCCGCCCGGGTTGGCGGCGGTGTGCACGTTGGCGTACCACTTGCCCGCGGACAGGTCGGCGGCCTGCGCTGGCGTGAGCGTGGCCTGGCCTTCGATCGGGCTTGCCGGGTTGGCAAAGGGCAGCACCACGCCCGCATTGGCGCCCGCGGCGGCCGGGCCGTGGAAGTGCGCCATGGTGGCCGGGCCGCTCAGGCCGGTGTAGGTGATCTTGTACTTGAGCACGTTGGTGTCGCGGTCGAGCCAAGCCTCGGCCATGCCGCTGCCGCGCGTCATGTTGGGCGGGACTTCGCTGGCTGCGTTCATCGCGCCGCTGAAGCTCGCGACGTTCGACTTCGACATCATTCCGCAGCCGACCAGCGCGGCACTGGCCACCCCGGTGATGAGGGCTGCGCGCAAAAAGGTGCCATATTTGGTCATGAGCTTGATCTCCTGAGTTATGAAAGCCTCCACAGCATAGGCAGCACGGCGGGCTTGGCTTGTCGGCCACCACCCCGACTTTGACGGTCGCCTAACGGCTGAAAAAGGGCTGCAAAAGGCTGAAAGAAAATGCAACGATGACTTTCAACGCCCTCCCCACCGCCCGCGATGTGGTCGATTTCTGGCGCGAAGCCGGCCCGGACCGCTGGTTTGCCAAGAACGACGCCTTCGACGCCGAATTCGCCACCCGCTTCTCGCATGCCCATCAGGCCGCAGCCCGCGGCGAACTCGACCACTGGGCATCCGATGCCGAAGGCGCCCTGGCCTCGCTGGTGCTGTTCGACCAGTTTCCCCGCAACACCTGGCGCGGCAGCCCGCACATGCTGGCCACCGACGGCAAGGCGCTGGCTGTGGCAAAGCAGGCAGTCGAATCAGGCTTCGACCGGCAGTGCGAACCAATGCTGCGACGTTTCTTCTACCTGCCCTTCATGCATTCCGAAGTGCTGGCCGAGCAGGAGCGCTCGGTCGAGCTCAACGCCGCGCTCGACGCCAATACGCAGCGCTACGCGGTGCTGCACCGGGACATCATTGCGCGCTTCGGCCGCTTTCCGCATCGCAACAGGATGCTGGGGCGCAGCACCACGGCGGAAGAGCAGAAGTATCTCGACGAAGGCGGCTTCGCCGGCTGAAGCGAGGTTCAGGTGTCGTTGTGCGGCAGCGGCACGTCGCGCGTCGGCGACGGGTTCAGGTCGGCGATGCCCTTCGTGTCCTTCATCGAGCCGTAGGTGCGCGCATAGACCCAGGTGAACTCGGCCCCCAGCAGGAAGATCTGCGCCGAGTAGTAAACCCACACCAGCACCACCACCAGCGAGCCCGCGGCCCCGTAGCCCGAGGCCACGCTGCTCTTGCCGATGTACAGCCCGATCAGGTGCTTGCCCACGGTGAAGAGCAGCGCCGTGACAGCCGCCCCCACCCACACGTCGCGCCACTGCACCTTGGCGCGCGGCATGATCTTGTAGATCATCGCGAAGATCGCCGTCACCATCGCGAAGCTGAAGACGAAGTTGACGGCCTGCGCAGTGGTTTCCCACGCGCCGAACACCGGCGACCACCACTTTCCCAGGGCCGCGAGCGCGGCGCTCGCCACCAGCGACACCATGAGCAAAAAACCGATGCCCATGATCATGCTGAACGACAGCATCCGCACGCGCAGCATGTTGAACAGCCCCTTGTTCTTGGCGCGGGCCGGCGCGCGCCAGATGCGGTCGAGCGCATCTTGCAGTTCGCCGAAGACGGTGGTGGCGCCCAGCACCAGCAGCCCGATGCCGATCACCGTGGCGACGATGCCTTCGGCCGGCTTGTTGACGGCCTTCAGCATGCCCTGCACCGCCGCCGCGCCCTGCTCGCCCATCAGGCCCGAGAGCTGCGCGAAGATCTCGCCGCGCGCGGCCTCCTGCCCGAAGACCAGGCCGGCCACAGCGATCACGATCAGCAGCAGCGGAGCAATGGAGAACACTGTGTAGTAGGCCAGCGCAGCACCCATGCTCGGGGCGTAATCGTTCGACCAGGAGTTGAAGGCCCGCTGGCAGAGATCGAAGAGTGCGCGCAGTTGCTTGAGCATGCTGAAGTGTCCCTGTGGAATCGCCCGGCGCCATGTCGATCCGGCGCCCGGCATGTTGAAAGCGTGCCTACGATAATCGCTCCACATGCACCCGTCTCCCCCCGCTGCTCAGCCCCAGTCGCCACGCGACCTTTTTGTTTCATTCACCTGGCTCGCATTGCAGGGCTTCGGCGGTGTGCTCGCCATCGTCCAGCGCGAGATGGTCGAGAAGAAGAAATGGCTCACGCCCGAGCAGTTCCTCGAAGACTGGGCCGTGGCGCAGGTGATGCCGGGGCCCAACGTGATCAACCTCGCGCTGATGATCGGCGACCGCTACTTCGGCTTGCGCGGCGCGCTCGCCGCCCTGGCGGGCATGTTGACCATTCCGCTGGTCGTCATCCTTGCGCTGGCCGTGCTGTATGCACACTTCGCCGGCAACCCGCAGGTGGCGGCCGCGCTGCGCGGCATGGGCGCGGTGTCGGGCGGACTGATTGCCGCGACCGGCATCAAGCTGGTGCCGCAGCTGCGCAAGCATCCGCTGGGCTTCGCAACCTGCCTCTCCTTCATGGCGCTGGTGTTCGTGGCCATTGCGGTGTTCAAGATCCCGCTCGGATGGGTGCTGCTGGTGGTCGGCGGCGTCGCCTGCGTGTGGACCTGGAAGAAGATCGCGCCATGACCATCACGATGCAATGGCACGACTGGCTGGCCCTGTTCGGGCAATACGCGCTGCTGTCGCTGCTGTCGATCAGCGGCGCCATCACCACAGTGCCCGACATGCACCGCTACCTCGTAGTCCAGCACAGCTGGCTCACCGATGCGCAGTTCAGCTCCTCCATTGCCATCGCGCAGGCCGCGCCCGGCCCCAACGTGCTGTTCGTGGCGCTGATGGGCTGGAACGTCGGGCTCAACGCGGGCGGCGGCATCGGTGCCGGGCCCTCGGCCTGGCTGCTCGGCTTCTTCGGGCTGATGCTCACCATGGTCGGCATCATGCTGCCGAGCACCACCCTCACCTACTTCGCCACGCGCTGGGGCCACCGCAACCGCACGCGCCGCGAGGTGCGCGCCTTCAAGCAGGGCATGGCGCCCGTGGTGGTGGGCCTGCTGATCGCCACCGGCTGGGTGCTGGCGGCGGGAAACCATGCCGGCAATGCGCCTGCCTGGCACCTGTGGCTGCTGACCGGTGTGTCCGCGCTTATCGTCTGGCGCACGCGCATTCACCTGCTCTGGCTGCTCGGCGCCGGAGCGGCACTGGGCGCCGTGGGCTTCGTCTGATCCTTCGTCTCATCCCTTTCTTCTTCAGGAACACTCGACATGTCGCAACTTCGCCCGCTCGGCCGCTCCGGCCTCCTGGTTTCCCCGCTCGCCTTCGGCGGCAACGTGTTCGGCTGGACCGTCGACGAAGCGGCCTCGTTCAAGCTGCTCGATGCCTGGCTGGATGCGGGCTTCAACTTCGTCGACACCGCTGACGTGTATTCGGCATGGGTGCCGGGGCACACCGGCGGCGAGTCGGAGACGATCATCGGCAAGTGGCTCAAGCACAGCGGCAAGCGCAATCGCGTGGTGCTGGCCACCAAGGTCGGCAAGCCAATGGGCGAAGGCAAGGTGGGCCTGGCGCCCAAGTACATCCGTGAAGCCGTCGAGGCCTCGCTCAAGCGCCTGCAGACGGACTACATCGACCTCTACCAGTCGCATGACGACGATGCCAACACGCCGCTCGAAGAATCGCTCGGCGCCTTCGACGACCTGATCAAGGAGGGCAAGGTGCGCGCCATTGGCGCATCGAACTACAGCGCGCCGCGGCTGGCCGAGGCGCTCGACGTGTCGGAACGCCTTGGCATCGCCCGCTATGAAAGCCTGCAGCCGCTGTACAACCTGTACGACCGCGCAGTGTTCGAAGACGCGCTGGAGCCGCTGTGCATCAAGCGCGAAGTGGGCGTGATCAACTTCTACGCGCTGGCCGCCGGCTTCCTCACGGGCAAGTACCGCACCGAGGCCGATGCCGCCAAGAGCGCGCGCGGCGCCAACACCACGAAGAAGTATCTCAACGAGCGCGGCCTGCGCATCCTCGACGCGCTCGACAAGGTGGCCCAGCAGTACAACGCCAAGCCGGGCCAGGTCGCCATCGCCTGGCAGATCGCACGCCCGGGCGTGACAGCGCCCATTGCCAGCGCCACCTCCATCGCGCAGCTCGAAGAACTCGTGGTCGCGACGCAGCTGAAGCTCGACGCGGGCACCATCGAGATGCTCGACCGCGCCAGCGCTGAAGCAAAGCCCGCTGCCTGAACGACTGCCGGCGATGAGCGTGTTCGACCCCATCGCAGCGCCCGCGCTCGAGCACTTCGTCGACCTGCGCGTCGAGGTGGGCGTGCCGCAGGTGCTGGGCAACAGCCCGCGCGGGCTGCGCCGCGTGGTGCCGATCACGGGCGGCGAAGCCATCGGCCACGGCTGGCGGGCGCGCGTGCTGCCGGGCGGCAGCGACTTTCAGTTGATCGTGAGCGACACGCTTTCCGAACTCGACGCGCGCTACGGCCTGGAGACCGATGCGGGCGATCTGGTCTACGTGCAGAACCATGCGGTGCGTTCGGCCTCGCCCGAGGTCATGGACAAGCTGCTGCGCGGCGAGCCGGTCGATCCGTCACAGGTGTACTTTCGCTGCAGCCCGCGCTTCGAGACTGCCTCGCCTTCGCTGAAGTGGATCAACGAACGCATGTTCGTCGGCGCCGGGGTACGCCACCCGGCCGAGGTGGTGATGCGCTTCTTCGCGCTGATCTAGCTGCTAGCCGTCGACCGGATTCAGCGGCGTCGCAAGAATGCGCTGGTAGAAGGCCACGTCCAGCCAGCGGCCGAACTTGAAGCCGGCCTGCCGCACGGTGCCCGAATGCTCGAAGCCCAGGCGCTCGTGCAGCGCGATGCTGCCGGCGTTGGCGGCATCGATGGCGCCGACCATCACATGCACGTCGCGCGCGATGGCCTCGGCAATGATCGCCTCCATCAGCGTGCGGCCCAGGCCCTCGCCGCGATGCGCGCTGTCGACGTAGACCGAGTGCTCCACCGTGTACTTGTAGGCGGGAAAGGCGCGGAACGTGCCGTAGCTCGCGAAACCCAGCAGCTTGCCGGCATCGTCCACGGCGCCGATCACGGGGAAGCCGTTGGCACGCTTGGTGGCG
This is a stretch of genomic DNA from Variovorax paradoxus. It encodes these proteins:
- a CDS encoding bifunctional helix-turn-helix transcriptional regulator/GNAT family N-acetyltransferase, whose translation is MTMATMSATLPPIDPAAVKAIRQFNRFYTRRIGALDPYLGSAMSLTDVRVLYELAHREVAVASEIGRDLGLDAGYMSRILRRFENEGWLTREPHPRDARQSVLRLTEAGHAAFAPLQQKSREEATALLASLAPPQRQQLVQAMGTVQSLLDPEAAPAKTQAAILRDPAPGDIGWVVQQHGEVYAREYGWNSSFEALVAGIAGEFLLKFQPEWERCWIAELNGERVGAIFVVRKSAAVAQLRLLILSPAARGLGLGGKLVDECITFARLKGYKKMVLWTNSCLVAARGIYAKRGFQLTKSEPHEGYGSPQVGETWELKL
- a CDS encoding 3-hydroxybutyrate dehydrogenase; amino-acid sequence: MQLKDKVAYITGSASGIGKEIAILFAQEGAKIIIADLNKEAADATAAELKAAGAQAIGVGVDVTNEDQVNASVEEGAAAFGGIDILISNAGIQIVHPVEEFSFADWKKMLAIHLDGAFLTTKACLKHMYAQGRGGSVIYMGSVHSKEASLLKAPYVTAKHGLIGLAKTVAKEGAKHGVRANVICPGFVRTPLVEKQIPEQAKTLGISEQEVIKNVMLKETVDGEFTTTEDVARVALLFAGFPTNALTGQSLVVSHGWFMQ
- a CDS encoding acetoacetate decarboxylase produces the protein MNIEDVRRTAFAMPLTNPAFPPGPYRFVRREFLILTYRTDMDALRAVVPEPLEVVEPLVKYEFIRMPDSTGFGDYTESGQVIPVQLRTAKGVEKGAYVHAMYLNDHPPIAGGRELWGFPKKLASPVLDYETDVVVGTLDYGKVRVAKATMGFKHRALDPEPILAGIAQPNFLLKIIPHVDGTARICELVRYHMVDVTLHGAWGGPGSLELHPHALAPVADLPVLKVESAVHYIADMTLALGTVEHDYLA
- a CDS encoding patatin-like phospholipase family protein encodes the protein MTTTPPKKKPRAASSKPLNPFASRREDMRTARKALVLQGGGALGAYQAGVYAALSETELQPHWIAGVSIGAINAALIAGNAPETRVDRLREFWHLVSSGPSQRLPSWLGDRALQNQYSATMASLVGIPGFFEPRYSPAFLMGGAAPLLSYYDTSALKSTLERLVDFDRINACEARFSVGAVNVRTGNSVYFDNTRQLIGPEHIMASGALPPGFAPISIDGDDYWDGGIVSNTPLQYVLDTHPRNEPLVVLQVDLFNARGEMPRTMAGVMERQKDITYSSRTRMNTDALAANMNLQQAIADLISKLPAGLRSDPSVLAVQSQLTHEPIDIFHLIYRDKPYELESKDYEFSRAAVEEHWDSGARDMRNTLAHPETLRADATVNGVTTFDLGEHGSGRVKRPGLSR
- a CDS encoding CHRD domain-containing protein; the encoded protein is MTKYGTFLRAALITGVASAALVGCGMMSKSNVASFSGAMNAASEVPPNMTRGSGMAEAWLDRDTNVLKYKITYTGLSGPATMAHFHGPAAAGANAGVVLPFANPASPIEGQATLTPAQAADLSAGKWYANVHTAANPGGEIRGQMLPKM
- a CDS encoding DUF924 family protein, whose protein sequence is MTFNALPTARDVVDFWREAGPDRWFAKNDAFDAEFATRFSHAHQAAARGELDHWASDAEGALASLVLFDQFPRNTWRGSPHMLATDGKALAVAKQAVESGFDRQCEPMLRRFFYLPFMHSEVLAEQERSVELNAALDANTQRYAVLHRDIIARFGRFPHRNRMLGRSTTAEEQKYLDEGGFAG
- a CDS encoding YihY/virulence factor BrkB family protein, yielding MLKQLRALFDLCQRAFNSWSNDYAPSMGAALAYYTVFSIAPLLLIVIAVAGLVFGQEAARGEIFAQLSGLMGEQGAAAVQGMLKAVNKPAEGIVATVIGIGLLVLGATTVFGELQDALDRIWRAPARAKNKGLFNMLRVRMLSFSMIMGIGFLLMVSLVASAALAALGKWWSPVFGAWETTAQAVNFVFSFAMVTAIFAMIYKIMPRAKVQWRDVWVGAAVTALLFTVGKHLIGLYIGKSSVASGYGAAGSLVVVLVWVYYSAQIFLLGAEFTWVYARTYGSMKDTKGIADLNPSPTRDVPLPHNDT
- a CDS encoding chromate transporter, translating into MHPSPPAAQPQSPRDLFVSFTWLALQGFGGVLAIVQREMVEKKKWLTPEQFLEDWAVAQVMPGPNVINLALMIGDRYFGLRGALAALAGMLTIPLVVILALAVLYAHFAGNPQVAAALRGMGAVSGGLIAATGIKLVPQLRKHPLGFATCLSFMALVFVAIAVFKIPLGWVLLVVGGVACVWTWKKIAP
- a CDS encoding chromate transporter codes for the protein MTITMQWHDWLALFGQYALLSLLSISGAITTVPDMHRYLVVQHSWLTDAQFSSSIAIAQAAPGPNVLFVALMGWNVGLNAGGGIGAGPSAWLLGFFGLMLTMVGIMLPSTTLTYFATRWGHRNRTRREVRAFKQGMAPVVVGLLIATGWVLAAGNHAGNAPAWHLWLLTGVSALIVWRTRIHLLWLLGAGAALGAVGFV
- a CDS encoding aldo/keto reductase, which codes for MSQLRPLGRSGLLVSPLAFGGNVFGWTVDEAASFKLLDAWLDAGFNFVDTADVYSAWVPGHTGGESETIIGKWLKHSGKRNRVVLATKVGKPMGEGKVGLAPKYIREAVEASLKRLQTDYIDLYQSHDDDANTPLEESLGAFDDLIKEGKVRAIGASNYSAPRLAEALDVSERLGIARYESLQPLYNLYDRAVFEDALEPLCIKREVGVINFYALAAGFLTGKYRTEADAAKSARGANTTKKYLNERGLRILDALDKVAQQYNAKPGQVAIAWQIARPGVTAPIASATSIAQLEELVVATQLKLDAGTIEMLDRASAEAKPAA
- a CDS encoding DUF3237 domain-containing protein, with amino-acid sequence MSVFDPIAAPALEHFVDLRVEVGVPQVLGNSPRGLRRVVPITGGEAIGHGWRARVLPGGSDFQLIVSDTLSELDARYGLETDAGDLVYVQNHAVRSASPEVMDKLLRGEPVDPSQVYFRCSPRFETASPSLKWINERMFVGAGVRHPAEVVMRFFALI
- a CDS encoding GNAT family N-acetyltransferase gives rise to the protein MRLIPCTEEAHSAAILAILNEAIVTSTALYDYKPRTPENMVAWFATKRANGFPVIGAVDDAGKLLGFASYGTFRAFPAYKYTVEHSVYVDSAHRGEGLGRTLMEAIIAEAIARDVHVMVGAIDAANAGSIALHERLGFEHSGTVRQAGFKFGRWLDVAFYQRILATPLNPVDG